The following proteins come from a genomic window of Gimesia chilikensis:
- a CDS encoding acyl carrier protein: MNPIQSEVRNFVAENFLFGEDPESLQNDDSFLETGIIDSTGVLELVAFIEDQYHVEVDDDELVPENLDSINRLIDFIDSKIKELA, from the coding sequence ATGAATCCCATTCAATCAGAGGTCCGTAACTTTGTCGCCGAAAACTTCCTGTTCGGGGAAGATCCGGAATCTTTGCAGAACGACGACTCATTCCTGGAAACAGGCATCATCGATTCCACCGGCGTGCTCGAACTGGTTGCCTTTATCGAAGACCAGTATCACGTTGAAGTCGATGACGATGAACTTGTCCCGGAAAACCTGGACTCCATCAATCGTCTGATTGATTTCATCGACTCCAAAATCAAAGAACTGGCCTAA
- a CDS encoding class I adenylate-forming enzyme family protein: protein MLLQSFLEQSASHHPDKVALIINQSRYTYRELEQQSNRLAHALLERGLQRGDRVAIHLDNSLEAVVAIFATIKAGGVFVMVNPTTKIDKLTYVLNNCRASVLIIPGKKRTSILEHSDLLPHLKTVVTVGPATGHPEQTDLQMPRFAEWDQLQSDFADQNTPPHIQTISIDLAALVYTSGSTGNPKGVMLTHLNMTSAARSITTYLMNVPEDIILNVLPLSFDYGLYQLLMAFRVGATLVLEKSFTYPHAVLQKIIDEKVTGFPLVPTMSAILLKMDLSKYDFSQLRYITNTGAALPTEHILTFRKRLPHLQIFSMYGLTECKRVSYLPLDQVDTRTGSVGIAMPDTEVFIVDDEGHRLPPEHVGELVVRGANVMKGYWEAPERTAERLKAGELPGEMFLYTGDLFRMDRAGYLYFVGRRDDIIKSRGEKVSPREVENVLFAHPAISEAAIVGDPDPVLGQSIRAIVTLMPGEELTEKEVLSYCRKHLEDFMVPQKVEFRDELPKSPNGKVDKKQLALP, encoded by the coding sequence TTGTTACTACAATCATTTCTGGAACAGAGCGCCAGTCATCATCCTGACAAAGTCGCCTTGATCATCAATCAGTCGCGGTACACCTACCGGGAACTGGAACAGCAGAGCAACCGGCTGGCACATGCCCTGCTGGAACGGGGGCTGCAAAGAGGAGACCGGGTGGCCATCCATCTGGATAACTCACTCGAAGCCGTCGTCGCGATCTTTGCGACCATCAAAGCGGGTGGTGTGTTCGTAATGGTCAATCCCACTACGAAAATCGATAAGCTGACCTACGTGCTCAACAACTGCCGGGCCAGCGTACTGATCATCCCCGGGAAGAAACGGACCTCGATCCTCGAACATTCCGATCTGCTGCCACACCTGAAAACCGTGGTGACCGTGGGTCCTGCCACCGGACATCCGGAGCAGACCGACCTGCAGATGCCCCGCTTCGCAGAGTGGGATCAACTGCAGTCTGATTTCGCGGACCAGAATACCCCGCCACACATCCAGACGATCAGTATCGATCTGGCGGCCCTGGTCTACACCTCAGGCTCAACCGGAAATCCCAAGGGGGTCATGCTGACTCATTTAAACATGACTTCAGCCGCACGCTCCATTACCACCTACCTGATGAATGTCCCCGAAGACATCATCCTCAATGTACTCCCCCTGTCGTTCGACTACGGTCTGTATCAGCTGCTGATGGCATTCCGCGTCGGTGCGACACTGGTTCTTGAAAAATCGTTTACCTATCCACATGCAGTGCTGCAGAAGATCATTGATGAAAAAGTGACCGGATTTCCGCTGGTCCCGACGATGTCTGCCATTCTGCTGAAAATGGATCTCTCCAAGTATGACTTCTCGCAGCTGCGCTATATCACCAACACCGGTGCCGCGCTGCCCACAGAGCATATCCTGACATTCCGCAAACGGCTGCCTCACCTGCAGATCTTCTCAATGTACGGTCTGACCGAGTGCAAGCGGGTTTCGTACCTGCCCCTCGATCAGGTCGATACCAGAACCGGTTCGGTGGGTATCGCCATGCCGGACACGGAAGTCTTCATCGTCGACGACGAAGGTCATCGCCTGCCACCCGAACATGTCGGCGAACTGGTAGTGCGTGGTGCCAATGTTATGAAAGGTTACTGGGAAGCCCCCGAACGTACCGCCGAACGTCTGAAAGCGGGAGAACTGCCGGGAGAAATGTTCCTGTATACCGGCGATCTGTTCCGCATGGACCGCGCAGGCTACCTGTACTTCGTAGGCCGACGGGATGACATCATTAAAAGTCGCGGTGAAAAAGTCAGCCCCAGGGAAGTGGAAAATGTTCTGTTTGCCCATCCGGCAATTTCGGAAGCCGCCATCGTGGGTGATCCCGATCCGGTCCTGGGACAGTCAATCCGTGCCATCGTGACTCTGATGCCCGGAGAGGAACTGACCGAAAAAGAGGTCCTTTCCTACTGTCGCAAGCACCTGGAAGATTTCATGGTTCCACAGAAAGTGGAATTCCGTGATGAGCTTCCGAAATCACCCAACGGCAAAGTCGATAAAAAACAGCTGGCTCTGCCCTGA
- the nadE gene encoding NAD(+) synthase gives MSTTTSTRTFSPALLDLDCAAETERIVRWMQETVRKDMRKKGAVLGLSGGIDSSVVTALCVHAFGSDRVLGIMMPEHDTKDESLIYGQLLADHYHVESLVENISPMLQGAGCYERRDAAIKKVIPDYEPHWKSKIVLPNLLQEGGYRVFSVVVQTPDGELIKKRLPLSAYQTIVAATNFKQRCRKMMEYYHADRLNYAVPGTPNRLEYDQGFFVKNGDGAADLKPIAHLYKTQVYQLAAYLNVPELIQMRPPTTDTYSLEQSQEEFFFAVSYDKLDCCLYGLNHGYSAAEVAEGIGLPAEQVALVYSDIESKRKAGHYLHMSPQLIERVAN, from the coding sequence ATGTCGACCACAACTTCCACCCGTACTTTCAGTCCTGCTTTGTTAGATCTCGATTGTGCTGCAGAAACCGAACGCATTGTCCGCTGGATGCAGGAAACTGTCCGCAAGGATATGCGTAAGAAAGGCGCCGTCCTGGGTCTCTCCGGAGGGATCGACAGCAGCGTCGTGACCGCACTTTGTGTCCACGCCTTCGGTTCTGACCGGGTGCTGGGGATCATGATGCCCGAACACGACACAAAAGACGAAAGCCTGATCTACGGCCAGTTACTCGCCGATCATTACCATGTCGAGTCACTCGTCGAAAACATCTCCCCCATGCTGCAGGGAGCGGGCTGTTACGAACGCCGTGATGCTGCCATCAAAAAGGTCATCCCGGATTACGAACCTCACTGGAAATCCAAAATCGTGCTGCCCAACCTGCTCCAGGAAGGGGGCTACCGCGTCTTTTCCGTAGTTGTGCAGACTCCGGACGGGGAACTGATCAAGAAACGACTCCCTCTCTCGGCCTATCAGACCATTGTCGCAGCAACGAACTTCAAACAGCGCTGTCGAAAAATGATGGAATACTATCACGCAGACCGTCTGAACTACGCAGTACCGGGTACACCGAATCGCCTCGAATACGACCAGGGCTTCTTCGTCAAAAACGGCGATGGTGCTGCAGACCTGAAACCGATCGCGCACCTTTACAAGACGCAGGTCTATCAGCTGGCAGCTTACCTGAATGTTCCGGAACTGATTCAGATGCGTCCTCCGACTACAGACACCTACTCTCTGGAACAGTCCCAGGAAGAATTCTTCTTTGCCGTCTCTTACGACAAACTGGACTGCTGCCTGTATGGCTTAAACCACGGTTATTCCGCAGCTGAAGTGGCGGAAGGCATCGGACTGCCCGCTGAACAGGTTGCACTGGTTTACAGCGACATCGAATCAAAACGCAAAGCAGGTCATTACCTGCACATGTCACCACAATTGATTGAACGTGTCGCTAACTGA
- a CDS encoding polysaccharide deacetylase family protein has product MSKKELLARALDWTGMNLLARNTPVWNGLVVLNYHRIGDRQNSLFDHDLWSASAEDFEQQLRFLTLNFDLIRIQDLDHIWKSPRGRYVLITFDDGYLDNYEWAFPLLRAYNSPATFFLTTGFLDERKIAWWDEISWMVRSSSQSNLKLAPWSEQQLSLEPAQQSQTIKILLQIYKGLSGEQTEDFMTALADATGTGRCPAEIADRVWMDWDMIREMSEAGMDIGGHTVNHPILANHPEETQKFEVQHCKHRIETELNQSISAFSYPVGAQNSFDQLTRNCLEESGYRWGFSYYGGYSSLGEHDPWDLPRIAIESENPAALFRSSVSFPQVFSQKKVYTNTDTNPAVSAE; this is encoded by the coding sequence ATGAGTAAAAAAGAACTGCTGGCCAGAGCGCTCGACTGGACAGGAATGAATCTGCTCGCGCGGAATACGCCCGTCTGGAATGGTCTGGTTGTTCTGAATTACCATCGAATTGGAGACAGGCAGAACTCACTGTTCGATCACGATCTCTGGAGTGCATCTGCAGAAGATTTTGAACAACAACTGCGATTCCTGACTCTGAATTTCGATCTGATCCGCATTCAGGATCTGGACCATATCTGGAAAAGCCCGCGGGGACGATACGTCCTCATCACATTCGATGATGGATACCTCGATAATTATGAATGGGCCTTTCCCCTGCTCCGTGCCTACAATTCACCAGCCACGTTTTTCCTGACCACCGGCTTTCTGGACGAGCGCAAGATCGCCTGGTGGGACGAAATCTCCTGGATGGTGCGCAGCTCGTCACAGAGTAATTTGAAACTGGCCCCCTGGAGTGAGCAGCAACTCTCTCTGGAACCTGCTCAGCAAAGTCAGACGATTAAAATACTCTTACAGATCTACAAGGGGCTGTCCGGGGAACAGACAGAGGACTTTATGACTGCCCTCGCAGACGCGACCGGCACCGGTCGCTGTCCCGCAGAAATCGCAGATCGGGTCTGGATGGACTGGGACATGATCCGCGAAATGAGTGAAGCGGGCATGGATATCGGCGGTCATACCGTCAATCACCCGATCCTGGCGAATCACCCGGAGGAAACTCAAAAATTCGAAGTCCAACACTGCAAGCACCGCATCGAAACTGAACTCAATCAGTCGATCTCAGCTTTCAGTTATCCCGTGGGTGCCCAAAATTCGTTTGACCAGCTCACGCGCAACTGTCTGGAGGAATCCGGATATCGCTGGGGATTCAGCTATTACGGCGGTTACTCGTCCCTGGGTGAGCATGATCCCTGGGACCTGCCTCGCATCGCCATTGAATCCGAAAATCCCGCGGCCCTGTTCCGGTCGTCGGTCTCTTTCCCGCAGGTCTTCAGCCAGAAGAAGGTGTACACTAACACAGACACCAATCCTGCAGTCTCAGCCGAATAA
- the rpsD gene encoding 30S ribosomal protein S4, translating to MGRYTGPKGRVNRRLGALVFEDAGATRALDQRSMPPGMSQRRRKPSNYGLALIEKQKIKFYYGLRERQLRRYFDKAKRTKGNTGEALLILCERRLDNVVCRAGFAQTRPQARQGIVHSHFQLNGQTVNKPSIWVKPGDVITVRNRPNLKKLYGELVESGRPGCAWLSLDKKELAATVVTAPGSEDVSLPVDVGQVVALISR from the coding sequence ATGGGTCGTTACACAGGACCAAAAGGACGGGTTAACCGCCGTTTAGGAGCTTTGGTTTTCGAAGACGCAGGTGCAACACGTGCACTGGACCAGCGGAGCATGCCGCCGGGAATGTCACAGCGTCGGCGGAAGCCCTCAAACTACGGTCTCGCATTAATCGAAAAGCAGAAGATCAAATTCTACTACGGTCTGCGTGAACGTCAGCTGCGTCGGTACTTCGACAAAGCCAAACGGACCAAAGGCAACACCGGGGAAGCTCTGCTAATCCTCTGCGAGCGTCGTCTCGACAATGTTGTCTGTCGGGCTGGATTTGCTCAGACTCGTCCGCAGGCGCGTCAGGGTATCGTTCACTCACACTTCCAGTTGAACGGCCAGACGGTTAACAAGCCTTCTATCTGGGTCAAACCAGGTGATGTCATTACCGTCCGCAACCGTCCCAACCTGAAGAAACTCTACGGCGAACTGGTTGAATCCGGTCGCCCCGGATGTGCCTGGTTGTCTCTGGACAAAAAAGAGCTGGCAGCAACCGTTGTCACAGCTCCTGGTTCAGAAGATGTCAGCCTGCCGGTTGACGTGGGTCAGGTCGTGGCGTTGATCTCTCGCTAA
- a CDS encoding adenylate kinase family protein: MATDRRKAVLLFGAPGVGKGTQGRILGQIPGFFHLSSGDVFRSIDIESPEGQEIYKYSSRGELVPDELSIRIWKQGLDARATLSMYKPRKDILILDGIPRNVEQAKILEQYIDVLKVLHLTCSDEEEMIHRIRHRAIRENRADDANESVIRRRFEVYREESAQVLSCYPQDIVAHIDAIGSPAGVLFACLEQLVPVQDAHFRGEHTS, from the coding sequence ATGGCAACGGACCGTCGAAAAGCCGTCCTGTTGTTTGGTGCTCCTGGAGTTGGTAAAGGAACTCAGGGGAGAATTTTAGGTCAGATCCCGGGCTTTTTCCATCTCTCCAGTGGAGACGTCTTTCGCTCGATCGATATCGAGTCTCCCGAAGGTCAGGAAATTTATAAATACAGTTCGCGCGGCGAACTGGTTCCTGATGAACTCAGTATCCGCATCTGGAAACAGGGACTCGATGCCCGGGCTACCCTCTCCATGTATAAGCCTCGTAAAGACATCCTCATCCTGGATGGAATTCCTCGAAATGTGGAACAGGCGAAAATCCTGGAACAATACATCGATGTACTCAAGGTGCTCCACTTAACCTGTAGTGATGAAGAAGAGATGATCCACCGCATCCGGCACCGCGCGATCCGCGAGAACCGGGCCGACGATGCCAACGAGAGTGTCATCCGTCGTCGCTTCGAAGTCTATCGTGAAGAATCAGCACAGGTTCTCAGCTGTTATCCACAGGATATCGTCGCACACATTGATGCGATCGGCTCTCCTGCGGGCGTCTTATTCGCCTGCCTTGAACAGCTCGTCCCCGTGCAGGATGCTCACTTCCGGGGTGAACACACTTCCTGA
- a CDS encoding sulfatase: protein MAGLNWGFSLLRTKLSNTGWALLLCLITLLSLSPAKAQARPARQHPNFVIIFTDDQGYQDVGVFGSPNIKTPNLDQMAQEGVRFTDFYAAQAVCSASRVALLTGCYPNRVGIRGALGPQSKIGINSEETTIAEVVKPQGYATAIYGKWHLGHLPEFLPTRHGFDEYFGLPYSNDMWPFHPTAGKRFPDLPLIENETVINPKVTGKEQAQLTTWYTERAVSFINKHHDQPFFLYVPQSMPHVPLYVSDKFKGKSEQGLYGDVIMEIDWSVGQIRQALKENGIAENTLVIFTSDNGPWLSYGDHAGSALPLREGKGTAWDGGQREPCIMAWPGQISAGTVCHEMAMTIDLLPTIAYLSGGKVPQDRIIDGKNIWPLMSGESGAKSPHEVLYFYWGDHLNAVRSGKWKLHFPHPYRSLKDKPGSGGTPGPYIQKKTGLALYNLADDISESKNVADQHPEVVKRLTALGEQAREDLGDSGTRRKGKNNRQPGRVD from the coding sequence ATGGCCGGTTTGAACTGGGGTTTTTCTTTACTGCGAACGAAACTCTCAAATACCGGCTGGGCCCTGCTGCTCTGCCTGATCACATTACTGAGCCTGTCGCCCGCAAAAGCACAGGCGCGGCCGGCCCGCCAGCATCCGAACTTTGTGATCATCTTTACCGACGATCAGGGCTACCAGGATGTCGGCGTCTTCGGCTCCCCGAACATTAAAACTCCCAATCTTGACCAGATGGCCCAGGAGGGAGTTCGCTTTACCGACTTCTACGCTGCCCAGGCCGTCTGTTCCGCCTCACGGGTTGCCCTGCTCACCGGATGTTATCCCAATCGCGTCGGCATTCGCGGCGCACTGGGACCACAGTCCAAGATCGGCATCAACTCAGAAGAAACCACAATCGCGGAAGTCGTCAAGCCACAAGGCTACGCCACCGCAATCTACGGCAAATGGCACCTGGGACATCTCCCCGAATTCCTGCCGACCCGCCACGGCTTCGACGAGTATTTCGGACTCCCCTACTCAAACGATATGTGGCCGTTCCACCCGACAGCGGGAAAGCGGTTCCCTGACCTGCCCCTGATCGAAAATGAAACCGTCATCAATCCCAAAGTGACCGGCAAAGAACAGGCTCAGCTCACGACCTGGTACACGGAACGAGCCGTCTCGTTTATCAACAAACACCATGATCAGCCCTTCTTCCTGTATGTCCCACAGTCCATGCCTCATGTGCCTCTGTATGTCAGCGACAAGTTCAAGGGCAAATCAGAGCAGGGCCTGTATGGCGACGTGATCATGGAAATCGACTGGTCCGTCGGTCAGATCCGTCAGGCACTCAAAGAAAACGGCATCGCTGAAAACACCCTGGTGATCTTCACCTCCGATAACGGTCCCTGGCTCTCCTATGGAGACCACGCCGGCTCGGCGCTCCCCCTGCGGGAAGGTAAAGGCACCGCCTGGGATGGGGGCCAACGCGAACCCTGCATCATGGCCTGGCCCGGACAGATATCGGCAGGCACCGTCTGTCACGAAATGGCGATGACCATCGATCTTCTGCCCACTATCGCCTACCTCTCCGGCGGCAAGGTGCCTCAAGACCGCATCATCGACGGCAAAAACATCTGGCCCCTGATGAGCGGAGAATCAGGAGCCAAATCACCTCACGAGGTACTCTACTTCTACTGGGGCGATCACCTGAATGCAGTTCGCAGCGGCAAATGGAAACTGCACTTCCCGCATCCCTATCGCAGCCTCAAAGACAAACCCGGATCCGGCGGTACGCCCGGCCCCTACATTCAGAAGAAAACCGGCCTGGCCCTCTATAACCTGGCAGACGACATCAGCGAAAGTAAAAACGTCGCTGATCAGCATCCTGAAGTCGTCAAACGCCTCACTGCTCTGGGAGAACAGGCCCGCGAAGACCTCGGCGACTCCGGCACAAGACGCAAAGGCAAAAACAACCGCCAGCCCGGCCGGGTTGATTGA
- a CDS encoding SDR family oxidoreductase — protein MGYEISGQVGLVTGANRGIGKAILEALLKAGAAKVYAAVRDPASVSGLTEAYGDKVVPLELDLTKPETIKTAAQTASDVSLVVNNAGVLKTASALSENALDSLEFEMNANVYGLIRVAQAFAPVLKANGGGALVQLNSVASIKTFPEFTTYCASKAAAYAVTQGLKDQLKEQGTLVVSVHPGPIATDMGHTAGFDEIAEPPELVADGVVAALQAGEFHVFPDSLAKEMGAAYESFAKNVIEAEMSEN, from the coding sequence ATGGGCTATGAGATCAGTGGTCAGGTGGGACTGGTAACCGGTGCGAATCGGGGGATAGGGAAAGCGATTCTGGAAGCATTACTGAAGGCTGGAGCGGCGAAAGTCTATGCTGCGGTGCGTGATCCGGCTTCGGTTTCCGGGTTGACCGAGGCATATGGGGATAAGGTGGTTCCCCTGGAGCTGGATCTGACGAAACCGGAAACGATCAAGACTGCGGCCCAGACTGCCAGTGATGTCTCGCTGGTCGTGAATAATGCGGGGGTGTTGAAAACGGCTTCCGCTCTGTCTGAGAATGCACTGGATTCACTTGAATTCGAAATGAATGCCAACGTTTACGGTTTGATCCGTGTCGCACAGGCATTCGCTCCGGTACTGAAAGCCAATGGGGGCGGCGCGCTGGTGCAGCTGAATTCCGTAGCATCCATAAAAACATTTCCTGAATTCACGACTTACTGTGCCTCCAAGGCTGCTGCGTATGCGGTTACTCAGGGTTTGAAAGATCAGTTGAAGGAGCAGGGGACCCTGGTCGTCAGCGTGCATCCGGGACCGATCGCCACGGATATGGGGCATACTGCCGGCTTTGATGAAATCGCTGAGCCTCCGGAACTGGTGGCCGATGGAGTGGTTGCTGCTTTACAAGCTGGTGAGTTTCATGTCTTTCCTGATTCGCTGGCGAAAGAGATGGGAGCTGCTTACGAGAGCTTCGCGAAAAATGTGATTGAAGCCGAGATGTCTGAAAATTAA
- a CDS encoding DUF1559 domain-containing protein, with product MRANHRGNLRMLGMALELYSDVSNQHLPIGGTTDQQNQPLHGWMTSLLPYINESAMAREIDDSRPWNAPENKKIFSIVIPLFLNPHLPNGPKKNTEGYGLSHFSANSHLFPVDQSIRAETIQTADGLSNTIMIGEINSRFPAWGSATNVRDPARGLNGCPDCFGSPDKKGAFLLFADGHVRFIDQNIDPGVLKALSTPAGGEPIPKWDHEH from the coding sequence ATGCGTGCCAACCACAGGGGTAATCTGCGTATGCTCGGTATGGCGCTCGAATTATATAGCGACGTATCCAATCAACATTTACCAATAGGCGGGACTACGGATCAGCAGAACCAACCTCTGCATGGATGGATGACGAGCCTGCTGCCTTACATAAACGAATCCGCCATGGCGCGAGAGATTGATGATTCCCGTCCCTGGAATGCACCGGAAAACAAAAAAATATTTTCAATTGTAATCCCACTCTTCCTGAACCCTCATCTTCCGAATGGACCAAAGAAAAATACCGAGGGATATGGTTTATCTCATTTCAGTGCCAATTCGCATCTGTTTCCTGTCGATCAAAGCATCAGAGCCGAAACAATCCAGACCGCAGATGGCCTGTCCAATACGATCATGATTGGCGAAATCAACTCCCGCTTTCCAGCCTGGGGATCAGCTACGAATGTTCGTGACCCAGCCCGGGGACTAAATGGCTGCCCCGATTGTTTTGGGAGTCCAGACAAAAAAGGAGCTTTTCTTCTGTTCGCAGATGGACATGTCCGTTTCATCGATCAGAATATCGACCCCGGGGTTCTCAAGGCCCTCAGCACACCTGCCGGTGGTGAACCAATCCCCAAATGGGATCACGAGCACTAA
- a CDS encoding tetratricopeptide repeat protein: MASEVEIEDVTKVEAALEALTAGKLQQGERLLQEVIANTPETYENEEADGEGVAIKFWSMNEFMQYVSWMQDQGTERAVKWIGNAYPRAYYYLGFLCVKQQQYAQAVEYLDKGRSLEPENPKFLFEKAQALIHLGNKEGALALYDQVVETGPHVSQAELAMARRGRGFVLIEMGKLDDAEAAFHASLELDPESEIALSELKYIAHLRQGGPMVEDFESVETTGPDLSSCAICGKDYEQGVMITVEGRPLTICKRCERRLTKKWWQFWK; the protein is encoded by the coding sequence ATGGCAAGTGAAGTCGAAATAGAGGACGTGACCAAAGTTGAAGCGGCTCTGGAAGCTTTGACGGCGGGTAAGCTGCAACAGGGGGAGCGGCTGCTTCAGGAGGTGATTGCCAATACGCCGGAGACCTATGAAAATGAAGAGGCAGACGGGGAAGGGGTGGCGATCAAGTTCTGGAGCATGAATGAGTTCATGCAATACGTGAGCTGGATGCAGGACCAAGGAACCGAGCGGGCGGTGAAGTGGATCGGGAATGCCTATCCGCGGGCTTATTACTACCTGGGGTTCCTGTGTGTGAAACAGCAGCAGTATGCCCAGGCTGTAGAGTATCTCGACAAGGGCCGCAGCCTGGAGCCGGAGAATCCGAAGTTTCTGTTCGAGAAGGCGCAGGCGCTGATTCACCTGGGGAATAAAGAGGGGGCCCTCGCATTGTATGATCAGGTGGTGGAGACCGGACCGCATGTCAGTCAGGCTGAACTGGCAATGGCACGTCGCGGTCGGGGATTCGTATTGATCGAAATGGGAAAACTGGATGATGCGGAAGCCGCCTTTCATGCTTCGCTGGAACTGGACCCTGAAAGTGAAATCGCACTCAGCGAGTTGAAGTATATCGCGCATCTGCGTCAGGGCGGACCGATGGTAGAAGACTTCGAATCGGTCGAGACGACGGGCCCCGATCTGTCGAGCTGCGCCATCTGTGGGAAGGACTACGAACAGGGAGTGATGATTACCGTAGAAGGCCGGCCACTGACGATCTGCAAACGCTGTGAACGCCGGCTGACAAAGAAGTGGTGGCAGTTCTGGAAGTGA